In the genome of Mucilaginibacter sp. 14171R-50, the window AGCTTAAACAACTACCAAAAGATGTTATAAAGACCGGCGATGTGGGTTACATCATTTCTGGTATAAAAGAAGCGCGTGAAGTAAAGGTTGGCGACACTATTACCACTATCGACCGCCCTTGCGAGCAGGGCATACAAGGTTTTGAAGAGGTAAAGCCGATGGTGTTTGCAGGAATCTACCCGGTTGATACCGAGGATTACGAAGAGCTGCGCGAATCCATGGCCAAATTGCAATTGAACGATGCATCGCTGGTATTTGAACCAGAATCGTCTGCAGCGTTAGGCTTTGGTTTCCGTTGCGGTTTCCTGGGGATGCTGCACATGGAGATCATTCAGGAGCGTTTGGAGCGCGAGTTTAACATGACGGTGATCACCACCGTGCCGAACGTATCATACATAGCACACGATACCAAAGGCAAGGAACTGCTGGTGAACAACCCGTCGGACCTGCCCGATCCAAGCAAGATCGATTTTGTAGAGGAGCCCTTTATTAAAGCTACTATTATTACAAAGTCCGACTTCGTAGGCCCGGTAATGTCACTTTGTATACAAAAGCGGGGTATGATCGTCAATCAATCGTACCTTACCTCCGACCGCGTGGAACTGGTTTTTGAAATGCCGATGGGCGAGATCGTATTCGATTTTTATGATAAGCTAAAAACCATTTCAAAAGGTTATGCCTCGTTCGATTATCACCAGATAGGCTATCGCCAGAGCGACCTGGTAAAGCTGGATATACGCTTAAATGCCGAACCTGTGGATGCACTTTCATCCCTTATCCACCGCAGTAATTCTTACGATTTTGGCAAAAAGATCTGCGAAAAATTGAAAGAGCTTTTACCACGTCAGCAATTCGAGATCATCATACAAGCATCTATCGGCGCCAAGATCATCGCCCGCGAAACGGTTAAGGCAATGCGTAAGGATGTTACCGCAAAATGTTACGGTGGCGATATATCGCGTAAGCGTAAATTGTTAGAAAAACAAAAGGCCGGTAAAAAACGCATGCGCCAGGTGGGTAATGTAGAGATACCACAATCGGCGTTTATGGCGGTATTGAAGTTAGATTAAGCCCCCCAGCCCCCTGAAGGGGAGCTTTTGAAAAGCATTCGGGATTGGGTATTATATAAACATACAAACTATTGTTCCCCTTTCAGGGGGTTAGGGGGTTATATGCAGTTACTCGACGGAAAATACGTATCAGAAAAATTAAAGGTAGAAATAGCTGATGAAGCAGCTAAAATACTGGAGCGCACGGGCCGTAAACCGCACCTTGTCGCCGTATTGGTTGGCCACGATGGCGGCAGCGAAACTTACGTTGCCAGCAAGATGAAGAATTGCGAAAAGGTGGGCTTTAAATCAACGCTGGCGCGTTATGAGGATGATGTTACCGAGGAAGAATTACTTGCTAAAGTAGCCGAATTAAATGCAGACCAGGATATTGACGGCATTATTGTACAATTACCACTGCCCAAACATATCGATCCTGAGAAAGTTACCGAACGCATCGATCCCAAAAAGGATGTGGATGGTTTTCACCCGGTAAACCTGGGCCGTATGCAGCGCAACCTGCCGTCGTTTATACCTGCAACGCCTTACGGAATTACGCTGATGTTTAAGGAATACGGTATTGATACTGTAGGAAAGCATTGTGTAGTGGTGGGTCGCAGCAATATTGTGGGTTCGCCCATGAGTATACTGATGGCACGTAACACAACCCCGGGTAACTGCACAGTTACCATTTGCCACAGCCGCACACCGGATATAAAAAAATTCACGCTTGACGCGGATATTCTTATTGTAGCCATTGGCAAGAAGAACTTTATTACCGCTGATATGGTTAAGGATGGCGTTGTAGTGGTTGACGTGGGCATGAACCGGGAAACCTCGACCCTAACCAAATCGGGCTTTAAACTGTACGGAGATGTGGATTTTGAAGGCGTTGCCCCAAAAGCCTCATGGATAACCCCTGTGCCTGGCGGCGTGGGCTTGATGACCATTATTGGTTTACTAAAAAACACGCTAGCTTCGGCTAATAAAGAGGTTTACCAGCAGTAAATGTTTGGTTGCTTCTCTTGGGAATTGAGTAATGGTTAAATGGAGATAATTATGCTCCAACCCTCACTTCTTAAGCCGTGCCTTCACCAGACGCCTTAACAGGCCTAAATTGAATAAATGCTGTAAACCATCTCTATGTCCTGCCACCGTACCGCTGTTTTATCTGCCGCAGTATCTGGTCTACACCGTTGGTTTTTATCTCAAAAACAGTGCTCAGCATCATGCCCAGCTTACCCGTCGGGAAGCCCTTTTTGTACAGCCACTCCAGGTAACTGATAGGCATATCACAAAGCAGGGTATTTTTATACTTGCCGAAGGGCATGCGGGTGTTTACAATATCAATTAATATCTGCGGGTCAGGCACTATATTTTCCACACTGTAAAGTTAGGATAATATACGCTTACCCCCACACCTTTGCCGCTTTGCGCACCAGTAAAAAACCAAGTATGGTAGCCGCGGCAGCAACGGCCGCGTTACGTTTTAAAGTACCCGTATAAGGTGGTATGTAACGCACGCCATTTTCGTCGGCTACGGCACCATGCCCAACGTACCGGCCACTTTGCGGCACTGCAATACTTTCAAAACGGTTAGCCAGGAGGTTTAACCCGGCAGATAGTTCCTTACCACGCATTACACCGCCGTGGCCGGTTGCCGCGATACGGGGCTGCAGGGCGGCCAGCTTCCGTACAGATTTTGCCGCCGCTATCCAGTCGGTGGTAAAATACTTTGGCGGGCCGCTCACCTTTTTATGATAAGTTAGTACCGATAAGGCGGATTCCGCCTCGGTAGTGGTAAACGCGTCGCCGGCTATCAGGGTGGTGTTCAACGGGAAAAACAGCGAGATATGCCCCGGCGTGTGCCCGGGTGTATGTACCACCTTCCATTCGGGCAGTTCTGGGATGCCGTCGTAAAGGTCAATTTCGCGAACGTTGCGACTAATATTCAGTGGTTTTGTGCGCCATATCCACGACATTAACGACATTAGCCCCCCGCCTACTTCAGGGTCGGCCGGTGGGTACGATGAACGGCCTGTTAAGTAAGGCAATTCCATATGATGGGCATATACGGGCACATCCCAATATTTTAACAACTCAGGCAGCGCGCCGGTATGATCGGGGTGGCCGTGAGTGAGTATTATGGCGGCTGGCTTTGTACCCGGCCCAAACAAGGCTTCGGCCATAGCAATTATCTTGCTGGCAGCGCCCTTAATACCGGCGTCAACCAAAACCCATCCCCTGGCAGCGCCACGCCTGTTGGCTATCATAAAAACGTTTACTAAATAAATGCGCATCCCCCATACACCCTGTGCCACCTGGAAATATTTCATATTATAGTTATTTTAATACTAATTGGTTATTATATCAACAGTTAGGCAACACCAATAGTTTCAGTTACACGTTAAATAAAAAAGCGCGGCTGCCGGGGCTGTACCCTTGCAATTCCTTCACGCAAGTAGTCGGCGCTCTATAATTAAAACCTGTCCAAACACAAAGCGTAAAGCAGTGTTAAAAATATAAACAACTTACATTATGGAACAACAATTTGAAGCGGTGCTTACCGGTTCTGACACTCCTGTTAACGGGATAGTTACACAAATTAATAATGGTATATACCAATTTAACGCCCTTGACGGAAGCCTGCAGCTTACCATTGCCCGCAACGAACATGGCAATTGGGAGCGCATAGGAGGATCGGAACCATTCTTTTCAGGATGGGTAGACGAACTGGCGGAGCAGGTAAAAGGTTCTTTATAATTACTTAAGGATATGGAAAAGCGTGAATTAGGAAGATCGGGCATACAGGTAGCGCCTTTTTGTTTCGGTGGAAATGTATTTGGATGGACAGCTGACCAAAAGGTTTCTTTCGCTTTGCTTGATGCCTTTGTTGATGCCGGGTTCGACTTTGTTGATACGGCAGACGTTTACTCAAAATGGGTGCCGGGGAATACCGGCGGCGAATCTGAAGCCATCATTGGCAACTGGCTAAAACAGGGTGGCAAACGCGATAAAATAATCCTGGCCACGAAGGTGGGTAAGCCTATGGGCGATGGGAAAAAAGGCCTGTCAAAAAATTACATTACCCGTGCCGTAGAAGATTCATTGAAGCGGTTGCAAACAGATTATATCGACCTTTATCAATCGCACGAAGATGACCCGGGCACACCACTGGCCGAAACGATGGCGACCTTTGATAACCTCATAAAGCAAGGAAAAGTACGAACTATCGGCGCATCAAATTACAGCGCAGACAGGTTTCGCGAGGCTTTACAGGTAAGCAAGGATAACGGTTTGGCCCGTTACGAGACACTGCAGCCCGAGTATAACTTATACGACCGGGAGGACTACGAGCGGCAATACGAATCGTTATGCAGGGAAAACACCGTAGGCGTAATCACCTATTACTCGCTGGCCAGTGGTTTCCTTACAGGAAAGTATCGCTCAGAAGATGATCTGAGTAAAAGCAAACGCGGCGCGGGCGTAAAAAAATACCTGAATGGCCGTGGTTATAAAATTTTAGCCGCTTTGGATAAAATTGCAGAAGAATATAATACCACGCCTGCAAGCGTTGCGCTGGCCTGGGTTATGGCGAGGCCGGGGATAACTGCCCCTATTGCAAGCGCCACCGGTATACAGCAATTGAACGACCTGGCTAAAGCGGCCCGGCTTGATCTGGGCGCCGAGGCTATTGAACTGTTAACCACGGCGAGCAGTTACTGATAACATGCCGGGTACAAACAAAAAGCCATCCACAAGTTACTGGGATGGCTTTTTTATATATTGAGGCGGTTATTTTAAAACCTGGTTTGGCGATGGCCCTGGCCAAAACCGCCTTTGCTTGATGCAAATTTGAAATTATCATTACCTCCGCGGCTATCCCTGTCGCGGTCGTGGTTACCGTTCCTGGCCGGCTGTTGCTGATCCCTGCCCCAACTGCCACGTCCGCCGCCATTATTGCGATCAGGTTGCGATGGCTGGCTGTAGCCACCCTGGCCACCGTAATTCCGGTTGGGCTGGCTAAATCCGCCTTGCGGCCTGTCATTACGGTTGTTATTTCTATTCCAGTCGTTACGCTCATTATGCCTGTTCCAATCGTTACGGTTGTTATCCCTGTTCCAATCGTTACGGTTGTTATCCCTGTTCCAGTCATTACGGTTGTTATCGTATCTTCTGCCTGCGTAGTTGTTATTATCCCTGCGGTTCCAGCTCCAATTGCCCCGGTCGTAGTTACCGCCCCATTTACTGCGGTATTGCTCGTGGCGCATGTATGGCCTGCGCCCCCTTATTTCATATCGCCGGGCGGTACGCCAATCATAATTACGGTAAGCGCCGGGTAAATAGGCTGCAGATATCCACCTGCCGCCATCCTGGTAGTAGTAGCAATGCCTTGGCACACTGTAATACGCCTCTACTTCGGGCAGGTAGTAATAATCGTCGCTATCGTCAAACTCATCGGTATCATACACCATAACGGGTTGGGGCGGCGGGGCCGGTACATACACCCGGCGTACGGGGATATTCAATCCAATATGTACCGAAATTTGTGCCTGGGCGCTGTTGTAAAATAAGCCCCCAAATAATATTGCTGATAGTAAAACTGACTTTTTCATATCCTTAAAATTTATACCTCTATGACGGCAAGCGTAACCGATAGTTTAACAGGCTCTGTTATAATATTATTGACGAAGCTTAAATGAATGGTTACAATGTTGAGTTAATGATATGCTGTAACGATATTTCTACAAAACAGATTGCCGCATACGTTGTATACTACAATAGTTAATAACCATATTCGGGCAAATTGCCCGTTCCTTTAAACACCTACTGTTAACACTTATACTAATGAAAAACAGACCATTTAAATTTGTACTTACAGCCGCGCTGACTGGTACTGTATTGTTTTACGCCTGTAACGACAATAGCTCGAAAACGAAATCAGATAGTGCTGCATCCGCAGCAGATACTGCAGCTACCACATCAGCCGGTTTAACGCTCCCTTCGGGGTTTAGCGCAACAATACTTGCTGAAAACCTTGGCGGTACACGCCACATTGCGGTATCGCCCCAGGGCGATATTTTTGTAAAACTCGGCAAGCCTAAAAATGGTAAGGGAATTTTAATGCTGCATGAAAATAATGGCAAAGCGGAAGTAAAAACAAGCTTCGGCGACTTTGAAGGTACAGGCATTTACATAAAAAATGGTTACTTGTACGCCTCATCAAACGAAGATGTATACCGTTATAAATTAAACGATAAAAACCAGGTTGCTGAAGGCGCTAAACCCGAAACCGTTGTTAAAGGCCTTTTAAACCGCGGCGAGCACGAAGCGAAAGCCATCTTGCTCGACGATGCCGGTAACCTGTATGTTAACATAGGTGCTTACTCTAACTCGTGCCAGGTTAAAGACCGTGAGAAAGGCTCGATGGGCCAGCCGGGCTGCCCTATACTTGATTCGGCCGGCGGTATATGGCAGTTTAAAGCCGATAGATTGAACCAGACCTATAAAGATGGTGTACGCTACGCTACAGGCTTGCGTAATGTGGTTGGAATGGACTGGAACAAACAGAATAACCAGCTTTTTGTAATGCAGCATGGCCGCGACGCGTTGCACGATATCTTCCCGGCTATGTTTACCACTAAACAATCGGCCGATTTACCTGCCGAATGTATGTATGCCATTAACAAAGGTGATAACGCGGGATGGCCTTATATTTACTATGATCAAAACCAAAATAAAAAGATATTGGCGCCGGAGTATGGCGGCGATGGTAAAAAGGACGGCGATCCGAATAACAAATACATAAATCCGGCTGCCGCGTATCCTGCTCACCTTGCGCCAGACGGCTTGTTGTTTTATACCGGCAGCCAATTTCCTGAAAGGTATAAAAACGGCGCTTTTATAGCTTTCCATGGTTCGTGGAACCGCGCACCCGAGCCACAGGCGGGTTACTACGTGGTTTTTCAGCCATTTAAAAACGGCAAGCCAGATGGTAAATGGGAGGTATTTGCAGATAACTTTTCGGGCTCAGCGGAAAACACTGCAAAAGGTAACGCAGAGCACCGCCCATGTGGTTTAGCCCAGGGGCCGGATGGCTCGATTTATGTGACCGACGACTCTAAAGGAACGATCTATAAGATAAGCTATAATAAGTAACAAATTAACAAAAGGCCTCAAATTGAGGCCTTTTGTTATTATCCGGTAAGCGTGTATTGGTAGGCAATACCTTGCCGCATTTTTAGTTTAACGCGGACAATGCTTTCTTCGGTACTTTCGAGCTGCTCTTTGGTGGTTGCCTCCATATAAGCATTGTGATATGCTATTAAAGCTTTATCCCATTCTTTGTTTTTCTCGGCATATAAGCCCAACAATTCATATATGGCTGATGAATTAACACCCGGCGTGTTCAACGCTATTGCAGCAACATGTTTAACCTGTTTATCCATTTTTAAAAATACAACCAGGCTCAGGTAGTCGAAATAATTATCTGAGAATAAAGGATCTATCTCCATGCAGGTTTTAAAGTGGTAACCCGCGGTTTGATAGTCCTTTAAGTCATAATAATATATTTTACCGAGCTGGAAATGCGCACGCGCATAAAACGGATCATTAGCGATCAACACGTTAAGTAAATTCAAGGCTTTGGGTGTCTCTCCGTACGACAGTTCTTCCACAGCCTGTAAATATTTCTCTTCAATAGTATAATATGTGTCCATAAAATTCAAATAAGTAGCCCATAGGCATTAGCCTTTGGTATAATGTCAATAAAATAAGTTGTGTTTCCTGTGTTAGCAGGTATACTAAGAGAAGAGTTGGATCCATGATGCAAAGCTCTTCTGCAGCGTGCCAAATGGCCGCTTAAGGGTATTACAGATAGCGTTATTTAATAGCATCGTTATTTATTATTTGTCGCGAAAGTACGGATATTGAGGGAGATATCAAAATGCAAGACCAATTGCGCTGTTGCCGGAGCTGCCGTGAGTTTTCAGCTGATTTAAACAAATGCTACAAAACAGTCTCTTAGTTAGTTCTTCGTTAGGAATGGCACCTTTCAATTGTAAAGCCTGTGTATGTTACTTTCTTTTCTCTCAAAAGAAAGTAACCAAAGAAAAGTCGCGGCTGCGTCCTGTTCTTTTAAAGGGTGTGCTGAGGCAATGCCTGTACTACCCGAACAGGCCAATGCCGCATTTTTTGGTGACGTTCCGTTTGTCAGGCTCCATTTAGGAGCGCGGGGGCTTGCTGTCAGAGTGAGCGGGCCGGGTGTATGGCGGGAATGACGGTTTAGCTTTTTTCGATGGATTGGAGCGCAGCAAACAATCGAGAAAAAAAGCGTTAAGAACCGGCAGGGCGGGCTGAAGCATCGCTCTGACTTGATCTTTTGCTTCTTTTGTATCAAGACAAAAGAAGTAGCCCTCCGCGGCAATGAGCGGACTAACGCTCATACTTATCTGCCTAAGCATAAATACAATGACATTGCTTTGTCGCGCAGTCCACAAATCATTATATGAAATTACATTTTTGGATAATCAAAATTCTTTCATACCCGAGATGATAAATCTATTAATCCCGGTTATGCCGCTATAGCCTGGTTGCCTTTACCCTTTTCTATCAGGTAATTATTCATCAATTCATTTTCAGAAATGATTACGCTGAAATCTTCGAAGCGTACGCCATCTTCA includes:
- the lepA gene encoding translation elongation factor 4; this translates as MKHIRNFCIIAHIDHGKSTLADRLLEYTNTITQRESQAQLLDDMDLERERGITIKSHAIQMDYELDGQKYILNLIDTPGHVDFSYEVSRSIAACEGALLIVDAAQGIQAQTISNLYLALENDLEIIPVLNKMDLPGAMPEEVKDQIVDLIGCKREEILAASGKTGMGVHDILRAIVERVPAPVGDPAAPLQALIFDSVFNSFRGIIAYFKVVNGEIKKGDKVKFVATEKEYIADEVGTLKLKQLPKDVIKTGDVGYIISGIKEAREVKVGDTITTIDRPCEQGIQGFEEVKPMVFAGIYPVDTEDYEELRESMAKLQLNDASLVFEPESSAALGFGFRCGFLGMLHMEIIQERLEREFNMTVITTVPNVSYIAHDTKGKELLVNNPSDLPDPSKIDFVEEPFIKATIITKSDFVGPVMSLCIQKRGMIVNQSYLTSDRVELVFEMPMGEIVFDFYDKLKTISKGYASFDYHQIGYRQSDLVKLDIRLNAEPVDALSSLIHRSNSYDFGKKICEKLKELLPRQQFEIIIQASIGAKIIARETVKAMRKDVTAKCYGGDISRKRKLLEKQKAGKKRMRQVGNVEIPQSAFMAVLKLD
- a CDS encoding lipopolysaccharide assembly protein LapB, whose amino-acid sequence is MDTYYTIEEKYLQAVEELSYGETPKALNLLNVLIANDPFYARAHFQLGKIYYYDLKDYQTAGYHFKTCMEIDPLFSDNYFDYLSLVVFLKMDKQVKHVAAIALNTPGVNSSAIYELLGLYAEKNKEWDKALIAYHNAYMEATTKEQLESTEESIVRVKLKMRQGIAYQYTLTG
- a CDS encoding bifunctional 5,10-methylenetetrahydrofolate dehydrogenase/5,10-methenyltetrahydrofolate cyclohydrolase, translated to MQLLDGKYVSEKLKVEIADEAAKILERTGRKPHLVAVLVGHDGGSETYVASKMKNCEKVGFKSTLARYEDDVTEEELLAKVAELNADQDIDGIIVQLPLPKHIDPEKVTERIDPKKDVDGFHPVNLGRMQRNLPSFIPATPYGITLMFKEYGIDTVGKHCVVVGRSNIVGSPMSILMARNTTPGNCTVTICHSRTPDIKKFTLDADILIVAIGKKNFITADMVKDGVVVVDVGMNRETSTLTKSGFKLYGDVDFEGVAPKASWITPVPGGVGLMTIIGLLKNTLASANKEVYQQ
- a CDS encoding MBL fold metallo-hydrolase, which gives rise to MKYFQVAQGVWGMRIYLVNVFMIANRRGAARGWVLVDAGIKGAASKIIAMAEALFGPGTKPAAIILTHGHPDHTGALPELLKYWDVPVYAHHMELPYLTGRSSYPPADPEVGGGLMSLMSWIWRTKPLNISRNVREIDLYDGIPELPEWKVVHTPGHTPGHISLFFPLNTTLIAGDAFTTTEAESALSVLTYHKKVSGPPKYFTTDWIAAAKSVRKLAALQPRIAATGHGGVMRGKELSAGLNLLANRFESIAVPQSGRYVGHGAVADENGVRYIPPYTGTLKRNAAVAAAATILGFLLVRKAAKVWG
- a CDS encoding sorbosone dehydrogenase family protein, coding for MKNRPFKFVLTAALTGTVLFYACNDNSSKTKSDSAASAADTAATTSAGLTLPSGFSATILAENLGGTRHIAVSPQGDIFVKLGKPKNGKGILMLHENNGKAEVKTSFGDFEGTGIYIKNGYLYASSNEDVYRYKLNDKNQVAEGAKPETVVKGLLNRGEHEAKAILLDDAGNLYVNIGAYSNSCQVKDREKGSMGQPGCPILDSAGGIWQFKADRLNQTYKDGVRYATGLRNVVGMDWNKQNNQLFVMQHGRDALHDIFPAMFTTKQSADLPAECMYAINKGDNAGWPYIYYDQNQNKKILAPEYGGDGKKDGDPNNKYINPAAAYPAHLAPDGLLFYTGSQFPERYKNGAFIAFHGSWNRAPEPQAGYYVVFQPFKNGKPDGKWEVFADNFSGSAENTAKGNAEHRPCGLAQGPDGSIYVTDDSKGTIYKISYNK
- a CDS encoding DUF3820 family protein, encoding MENIVPDPQILIDIVNTRMPFGKYKNTLLCDMPISYLEWLYKKGFPTGKLGMMLSTVFEIKTNGVDQILRQIKQRYGGRT
- a CDS encoding aldo/keto reductase, yielding MEKRELGRSGIQVAPFCFGGNVFGWTADQKVSFALLDAFVDAGFDFVDTADVYSKWVPGNTGGESEAIIGNWLKQGGKRDKIILATKVGKPMGDGKKGLSKNYITRAVEDSLKRLQTDYIDLYQSHEDDPGTPLAETMATFDNLIKQGKVRTIGASNYSADRFREALQVSKDNGLARYETLQPEYNLYDREDYERQYESLCRENTVGVITYYSLASGFLTGKYRSEDDLSKSKRGAGVKKYLNGRGYKILAALDKIAEEYNTTPASVALAWVMARPGITAPIASATGIQQLNDLAKAARLDLGAEAIELLTTASSY